From Hydra vulgaris chromosome 15, alternate assembly HydraT2T_AEP, one genomic window encodes:
- the LOC136091782 gene encoding uncharacterized protein LOC136091782: MPNYRCCVAGCNNDSRYPDRLLKRSQVTELKFHYFPKDSEKRHQWVNQVGKGLLNFTVSDNKVVCSNHFEFGKPTFASPIPTLYLNIRNAYKESPTKRRKRKKLDLIVESDSNSFSTSLAIESETCDKSIQCNEPIRGSMIFANLTRDSDVQFFTGLANSNIFEMLFSYLQRKGNIMHYWKGKKNTTKDLSSPRDLKTISLKSLTLQQEFLLVMMRLRLALLTEDLAHCFMISSSVVSSVFITWIKLFSLELKWIIHFPNRNIIKRNLPTMFRKYYPKCSVIIDCSELFIETPSSLEIAAACWSNYKHHYTVKYLVGITPNGAVSFLSNCYGGRASDVFIVKDCGFLKYLQPGDQVIADRGFKIKDLLAFYQCNIAISSSKHTNFQMTYNDVQETSKIANVRIYVEQAIGRMKNFRILKNEMPVTLLPLCDNIITVCAILTNFMPPLCIDENKA, encoded by the coding sequence atgcCAAACTACCGTTGCTGTGTTGCTGGTTGTAATAACGATTCTAGGTATCCGGATAGGTTACTTAAAAGAAGTCAAGTAACAGAgctaaaatttcattattttcctAAAGACTCTGAAAAAAGACATCAGTGGGTAAATCAAGTTGGAAAAGGTTTACTAAATTTTACAGTTTCTGATAATAAAGTGGTTTGCTCTAATCATTTTGAGTTTGGAAAACCTACTTTTGCTTCACCTATTCCAACTTTGTATTTGAATATTCGTAATGCATATAAGGAATCTCctacaaaaagaagaaaacgTAAAAAATTGGATCTTATTGTGGAATCAGATTCAAACAGTTTCTCTACAAGTTTAGCTATAGAAAGTGAAACTTGTGATAAATCTATTCAGTGTAATGAACCAATACGAGGATCAAtgatttttgctaatttaactAGAGATTCTGATGTTCAATTTTTCACTGGCCTAGCAAATTCAAATATCTTTGAAATGTTATTTTCTTATTTGCAGAGGAAAGGAAATATAATGCACTACTGGAAgggtaaaaaaaatacaactaaagACTTATCTTCGCCaagagatttaaaaacaatatcattAAAATCTCTAACATTGCAGCAAGAATTTCTTCTTGTAATGATGCGTTTACGCTTAGCTCTTTTAACTGAAGATCTTGCTCATTGTTTTATGATTTCTTCTTCTGTAGTCAGTTCAGTATTTATAACATGGATAAAACTATTTTCTCTTGAGTTAAAATGGATTATACATTTTCCAAacagaaatattataaaaagaaatttaccAACCATGTTCAGAAAGTACTATCCGAAATGCTCTGTAATAATTGATTGTTCTGAACTCTTTATTGAAACACCGTCTAGTTTGGAGATAGCTGCAGCTTGTTGGTCAAATTATAAACACCATTATactgtaaaatatttagttgGAATAACACCCAATGGTGCAGTTTCTTTTTTGTCTAATTGTTATGGTGGCAGAGCTAGTGATGTTTTCATAGTTAAAGATTGCggatttttgaaatatttacaacCTGGTGATCAAGTTATTGCAGATAGAGGTTTCAAAATTAAAGATCTTCTAGCATTTTACCAGTGTAACATAGCTATTTCCTCATCAAAACATACAAATTTTCAGATGACATATAATGATGTACAGGAAACCTCAAAAATTGCAAATGTTAGAATTTATGTTGAGCAAGCCATAGGGCGTATGAAAAACTTTcgcatattaaaaaatgaaatgccAGTCACATTGTTGCCCTTAtgtgataatattattacagtATGTGCCATATTAACAAACTTTATGCCCCCACTTTGCATTGATGAAAACAAAGCataa